The genomic DNA AGGGAGAAGAAGACGTCCTGCAGCCCCATCATCCCGATCCCGACCGGCCGCCAGCGGGCGTTCGAGGCGGCCGACTCGGGGGTCGGGTAGTAGTTGATGTCGACGACCCGGTCGAGGTAGGTGACGGCGGCGCGGACCGCGGCGCCGAGGCGCTCCAAGTCACAGCCGCCGTCAGCGACGAAGCGGCCGAGGTTCACCGAGCCGAGGTTGCAGACCGCCGTCTCGCCGCCGCTCGTCACCTCGAGGATCTCGGTGCAGAGGTTGGAGAGGTGGACGACGGCACCCGGCCTCGCCGTCTGGTTGCAGAGCGCGTTGGCGCGGTCCTTGAAGGTCATCCAGCCGTTGCCGGTCTGTGCGAGGGTGCGCATCATGCGCGCGTAGAGCTCGCGGGCGGGCAGCTGGCGCACGAAGCGCCCCTCGCCCTCGGCGCGCAGGTAGGCCTCGCGGAACTCCTCGCCGTAGCGGTCGCAGAGCTCGGGGACCTCCTTCGGGTCGAACAGCGACCACAGGAAGTCCTGCTCGACGCGCTCCATGAACAGGTCGGGGACCCAGTTGGCGAGGTTGATCGTGTGCGCCCGCCGTCCCTCGTCGCCGGTGTTGTCCCGCAGCTCGAGGAAGTCCTCGATGTCGGCGTGCCAGCTCTCGAGGTAGACGCAGGCGGCCCCCTTGCGCCGTCCCCCCTGGTTCACCGCGGCGACCGACGCGTCGAGCGTCTTCAGCCACGGCACCACGCCGTTCGACAGGCCGTTGGTGCCGCGGATCAAAGAGCCGCGCGAGCGCACGCGGTGGAAGGCGAAGCCGATGCCCCCGGCGAACTTGGAGAGCTGCGCGATCTGGCCGTACCGCTCGTAGATCGACTCGAGCTCGTCGAGCGGCGAGTCGAGGAGGTAGCAGGACGACATCTGCGGATGGGTCGTGCCGGAGTTGAACAGCGTCGGACTGGAGGGCAGGTACTCGAGGCGGGACATCAGGCCGTAGAGCTCGATCGCCTCCTCGGCGCTCTCTGCCAGCCCGCAGGCGACGCGCAGCAGGAAGTACTGCGGCGTCTCGATGACGCTCCGCTCCTCGGGGTGTCGCAGCAGGTAACGGTCGTAGAGCGTGCGCAGGCCGAAGAACTCAAAGGCGCGGTCGCGGCCCGCGTCGACGGCGTCGTCGAGCTTGCGGCGGTGCGCGACGACAAAGGCGGCGACCCCCGGCGCGATCAGCCCGACCCGCTCGCCGAGCGCCACGGACTGCGAGAAGGCGTGCACGTCGCTCGCGCGCACCTCCTTGTCGATCACCGTCGAGAGCAGGCGCGCCGCGAGGCGCGAGTAGTTGGGCTCCTCGCACACGAGGGCCGCGGCGGCGCGGATCGACAGCTCGTCGAGCTCGGTCGAGGTCGCACCGTCGCACAGGCCGGAGATCGTGCGCGTCGCGACGCGCATCGGGTCGACCCCTTCCAGCCCCTCCGCGGAGCGAGCCACCGCGCGCACGATCTTGTTCACGTCGACCGCTTCGAGGGTGCCGTTGCGCTTGCGCACGCGCATCGGACTGCCGCCCTCTCCTGGGTCACCGGCGCTCGCGCCCGGCGCCGCCGTCTCGGCCTGTGCCTCGATCGTCGTCGTCATCGCTGTTCCCCTAACCACTAGATGTGGGGGCATGGACAGCCCCGCACTCCAAGATCTAGACAATTACACGCACGTAACTACACAGCTGCAAGGGCCGCCTTTGAGCGCTAAAGGGGTCCCATTGAGTGCTAAGCGCCCGGGCGAAGCGGGGAAGAGAGGGGCGGCGTGGAGGGCGAGCTGAACCTGAAGCAGGTCGCCTCCCGCCTCGGCGTCCACTACATGACCGCCTACCGCTACGTCCGCCAGGGCCGCCTCGACGCCCGACGCGACGGGGAGGGCTGGCGGGTCGCCCCCGCCGCCCTCGCCGCCTTCCTCGCCGGCGCGGGTGACCGGCCGTCCGCGGCGCGCGGCGCCGACTGGTCGGCGCGCCTCGAGGGCCGCCTGCTCGCCGCCGACGAGCCCGCCGCCTGGCAGGTGATCGAGGCGGCGCTCGCCGCCGGCCGCTCGCCCGAGTACTGCTACGTCGAGATGCTCGCCGGCGCGCTCGCGCACATCGGTGAGCGGTGGGCCGCCGGAGAGCTCGACGTCGCCGACCAGCACCTCGCGACGGCGGTCGTGGCCCGCCTCGTGGCGCGCCTCGGCGCCCGCTTCCGCCGGCCGGGACGGGCCCGCGGCACGGCGGTCTTCGGCGCCGCGCCGGGCGAGCTGCACAGCCTGCCGATCGCGATCGCCTCGGACCTCGTCCGCCTCCGCGGCTACGACGTGCTCGAGCTCGGCGCGGACGTGCCCCCGGAGGCCTTCGTCTCGGCGGCGGCGCGCACCCCCCGCCTGATCTGCATCGGGATCGGCGTCACCCAGCCCGAGCTGCTCGGCGCGGTGCAGCAGGTGCTCGACGCGGTGCGCGCCCACGACGGCGAGGTGCCGGTCCTCGTCGGCGGCCTCGCCGCCGCGACCTTCGGAGCGACGCGCCTGCGGGGGGTGAGCGGGATCGCCGCCGACGGCGCCGCCGCCGTCGCCCTCGTCGAGCGCTTCGCCGCCGCCCGCACCCTGCGGGCCGTGTGAGGCGCGGGCACCCCGGAGATACGCTCGGGCGCCCGGCGGCCCTGGCACCGACAGCGGACGCGCGGCGAGGGGGAAACATGGCGAGCGCCTTCCTGACCGTCGAGGACTTCCGTCGCCGGGCGCGGCGACGGCTTCCGAGGGTTGCCTTCGACTTCGTCGACGGGGCGGCCGAGAGTGAGGGCACGATGCGCGCCAACCTCAGCGCCTTCACCGAGGTCCACCTCCGGCCGCGCAACGGCACCCGCGTCGGCCTCCCGGACCTGCGCACGACGGTCCTCGGCCAGGAGCTGTCGATGCCGGTCGCGCTCGCGCCCTGCGGGATGGCGCGCGTCGTGCACCCCGCGGGCGACCTCGCCGCGGTGCGCGCCGCCGGGCGGGCGGGGACCGCCTTCACCCTCTCCACGATGTCGGGTCACGCCCTCGAGGAGATCGCCGCCGCCTCCGCGGGGCCGCTCTGGTACCAGGTCTACGACGTCGGTGGCCGCCCGCGCGTCGAGCGGGCGCTTGCACGCGCCGCCGAGGCGGGCTACCGGGCGATCATGGTCACCCTCGACACCCAGGTGAGCGCGGGCCGCCTGCGCGACTCCCGCAACGGGACGGCGGTGCTGCTCGGGCCGCGGCCGCTGCCCAAGGCCCGCTACCTCCCGCAGATGCTCGCCAACCCCGGGTGGCTGGCGAGGCGCTTCCGCGACGGCCTCGTGCCGCGGGTCCCGAACGTCCTCCAGGAGGACGGCACACCGGAGTACCTCTGGAAGAACGTCCGCCCCTGCTCCCTGTCCTGGGAGGACTTCACCTGGCTGCGCGAGGCCTGGAAGGGGCCGGTGATGGTGAAGGGCGTGCTCGGCGCCGAGGACACCCGGCGCGCCGTCGACCTCGGCGTCGACGCGGTCATCGTCTCCAACCACGGGGGCCGCCAGCTCGACGGGGTGCACGCCACCTTGGAGGTGCTCCCCGAGGTCATCGGGGCCGCCGCGGGGCGGTGCGAGGTGCTCCTCGACGGCGGCATCCGCCGCGGCAACGACGTCGTGAAGGCGCTCGCCCTCGGGGCGCGGGCGGTGCTCATCGGCCGCCCCTGGATGTACGCGCTCGGCGGCGCGGGCGAGGCGGGGATCGACCGGCTGCTCGCGATCCTGCGCGCCGACCTCACCCGCGACCTACAGCTGATGGGCTGCGCGAAGCTCTCCGAGCTCGGCGCCGAGTCGGTCACCGCCCCGGTTTCCTGGTTCGGGTGAGCGCGC from Acidimicrobiales bacterium includes the following:
- a CDS encoding ribonucleoside-diphosphate reductase subunit alpha, with the translated sequence MTTTIEAQAETAAPGASAGDPGEGGSPMRVRKRNGTLEAVDVNKIVRAVARSAEGLEGVDPMRVATRTISGLCDGATSTELDELSIRAAAALVCEEPNYSRLAARLLSTVIDKEVRASDVHAFSQSVALGERVGLIAPGVAAFVVAHRRKLDDAVDAGRDRAFEFFGLRTLYDRYLLRHPEERSVIETPQYFLLRVACGLAESAEEAIELYGLMSRLEYLPSSPTLFNSGTTHPQMSSCYLLDSPLDELESIYERYGQIAQLSKFAGGIGFAFHRVRSRGSLIRGTNGLSNGVVPWLKTLDASVAAVNQGGRRKGAACVYLESWHADIEDFLELRDNTGDEGRRAHTINLANWVPDLFMERVEQDFLWSLFDPKEVPELCDRYGEEFREAYLRAEGEGRFVRQLPARELYARMMRTLAQTGNGWMTFKDRANALCNQTARPGAVVHLSNLCTEILEVTSGGETAVCNLGSVNLGRFVADGGCDLERLGAAVRAAVTYLDRVVDINYYPTPESAASNARWRPVGIGMMGLQDVFFSLRLPFDSEEARALSARLAEEIYFNALWRSSELAEASGPHPAWPETRTAEGLLQCDLWGVEPSEPERWTALRERVARHGLRNSLLVAVAPTSTIASIANCYETIEPQVSNLFKRETLSGEFLQVNTYLVRDLQERGLWNAQLIEQIKRGEGSIQQLGSLPEELRALYRTAWELPQKSLVDLAVARGPFVDQSQSLNLFVEAPNIGKLSSMYMYAWKEGLKTTYYLRSRPATRITQTTVEASSAPVASLAEAVACSLEDPEHCEACE
- a CDS encoding B12-binding domain-containing protein is translated as MEGELNLKQVASRLGVHYMTAYRYVRQGRLDARRDGEGWRVAPAALAAFLAGAGDRPSAARGADWSARLEGRLLAADEPAAWQVIEAALAAGRSPEYCYVEMLAGALAHIGERWAAGELDVADQHLATAVVARLVARLGARFRRPGRARGTAVFGAAPGELHSLPIAIASDLVRLRGYDVLELGADVPPEAFVSAAARTPRLICIGIGVTQPELLGAVQQVLDAVRAHDGEVPVLVGGLAAATFGATRLRGVSGIAADGAAAVALVERFAAARTLRAV
- a CDS encoding alpha-hydroxy acid oxidase; the encoded protein is MASAFLTVEDFRRRARRRLPRVAFDFVDGAAESEGTMRANLSAFTEVHLRPRNGTRVGLPDLRTTVLGQELSMPVALAPCGMARVVHPAGDLAAVRAAGRAGTAFTLSTMSGHALEEIAAASAGPLWYQVYDVGGRPRVERALARAAEAGYRAIMVTLDTQVSAGRLRDSRNGTAVLLGPRPLPKARYLPQMLANPGWLARRFRDGLVPRVPNVLQEDGTPEYLWKNVRPCSLSWEDFTWLREAWKGPVMVKGVLGAEDTRRAVDLGVDAVIVSNHGGRQLDGVHATLEVLPEVIGAAAGRCEVLLDGGIRRGNDVVKALALGARAVLIGRPWMYALGGAGEAGIDRLLAILRADLTRDLQLMGCAKLSELGAESVTAPVSWFG